A region from the Macaca mulatta isolate MMU2019108-1 chromosome 13, T2T-MMU8v2.0, whole genome shotgun sequence genome encodes:
- the LOC716320 gene encoding large ribosomal subunit protein eL29-like has protein sequence MAKSKNHTTHNQSRKRHRNGIKKPRSQRYESLKGVDPKFLRNMRFAKKHKKGLKKMQTNHAKAMSARAEAVKALVKPKEVKPKIPKGVSRKLDRLAYIAHPKLGKSARARIAKGLRLCRPKAKAKAKDQTKAQAAAPASIPAQAPKGAQATTKATE, from the coding sequence ATGGCCAAGTCCAAgaaccacaccacacacaaccaGTCCCGAAAACGGCACAGAAATGGTATCAAGAAACCCCGATCACAAAGATACGAATCTCTTAAGGGGGTGGACCCCAAGTTCCTGAGGAACATGCGCTTTGCCAAGAAGCACAAGAAGGGCCTAAAGAAGATGCAGACCAACCATGCCAAGGCCATGAGTGCACGTGCAGAGGCTGTCAAGGCCCTCGTAAAGCCCAAGGAGGTTAAGCCCAAGATCCCAAAGGGTGTCAGCCGCAAGCTTGATCGACTTGCCTACATTGCCCACCCCAAGCTTGGGAAGAGTGCTCGTGCTCGCATTGCCAAGGGGCTCCGGCTGTGCCGGCCaaaggccaaggccaaggccaaggaTCAAACCAAGGCCCAGGCTGCAGCTCCAGCTTCAATTCCAGCTCAGGCTCCCAAAGGTGCCCAGGCCACTACAAAGGCTACAGAGTAG